One stretch of Podospora bellae-mahoneyi strain CBS 112042 chromosome 2, whole genome shotgun sequence DNA includes these proteins:
- a CDS encoding hypothetical protein (EggNog:ENOG503NUDZ; COG:S), with amino-acid sequence MDSFKILKRRTTELFNSLPSSLPAIKSPTFGSGNSNTMRGTWEKLQLPPLPRSGHTADIVDGTVYIFGGGNDNDVHTITLPASGAQADYYTIKAKPVKSTAPKPKDPNPDVPSISIEETPNDEPQNLSDISLTSPPPGSKDKGKSPASPTSSLPDIPPPRRGHASAVIGHRIFLFGGSSPSTPSQPLNESGRVWIFDTRNHLWSFLDPALATPAHPSPRFNHAAVSTPKPDNFSPSSHPSGHTTWKEWALGTDTTTLHEQGIPQDPVVGFLAEKARDLDSEGYGTFIISGGTLPSGEASDETWAFDVHSSTWQPLPSSLSPVTGRCSLALAKNRLYKLGGGEGGGGGSDKLKMEYLSLSLDSFNDVASAGEEVLVTAKGGWKPILPGKEDVKYKTPDLTAVPLDDDDDDNSASFWPAARTNASLSVVTIGGVNGREYLLLAFGEDGQGGKMDDVWAFLTPKSRHEKGRHGVTEGSFVKAQDAVWDGVGGLLGGGRDRHQEGMWFRVEMGVEDEEDDDSLDGPGRRAQAAMASIGDLDESGVVIWGGVVGQGDRVKGDGWVMRLK; translated from the coding sequence ATGGACTCATTCAAAATCCTCAAACGTCGCACGACGGAGCTCTTCAACTCCCTGCCCTCATCActccccgccatcaaaaGCCCTACCTTTGGCagcggcaacagcaacaccatgaGGGGCACCTGGGAAAAGCTTCAGCTCCCGCCTCTTCCGAGATCAGGCCACACAGCCGACATCGTCGACGGCACCGTCTACATTTTCGGTGGcggcaacgacaacgacgtccacaccatcacccttCCCGCAAGCGGAGCCCAAGCCGATTACTACACCATCAAGGCCAAACCCGTCAAATCCACCGCCCCTAAACCCAAagaccccaaccccgacgTCCCTTCCATCTCCATTGAAGAAACCCCCAACGACGAGCCCCAAAACCTCTCCGACATTTCtctcacctcccctcctcccgggTCAAAAGACAAGGGAAAATCCCCTGCCTCAcccacctcttccctcccagacatcccccctccccgcagAGGCCACGCCTCTGCCGTGATCGGTCACAGgatcttcctcttcggcggctcatccccctcaaccccctcccaacccctcaacgAATCCGGCCGCGTCTGGATCTTCGACACCCGCAACCACCTCTGGTCCTTCCTCGACCCAGCCCTAGCCACACCCGCCCATCCTTCCCCTAGGTTCAACCACGCAGCAGTATCAACCCCGAAACCAGAcaacttctccccctcttcccatccttccGGCCATACCACATGGAAAGAATGGGCCCTAGGAaccgacaccaccaccctccacgaGCAGGGAATCCCCCAAGATCCCGTGGTGGGTTTCCTCGCGGAAAAAGCGCGTGATCTTGACTCTGAAGGTTACGGGACGTTTATCATTTCCGGTGGTACCCTGCCCTCAGGGGAGGCGTCAGATGAAACCTGGGCGTTTGACGTCCACTCTTCTACCTGGCAGcctctcccttcttccctttccccgGTGACAGGTAGGTGTAGTCTCGCGCTGGCAAAGAACAGGTTGTATAAGctcggcggcggggagggtggtggtggcggttcTGACAAGCTCAAAATGGAGTATTTATCCCTCTCCCTTGACTCCTTCAACGATGTTGCTTccgcgggggaggaggtgttggttaCGGCGAAGGGTGGCTGGAAACCTATTCTACCCGGGAAGGAGGATGTGAAGTATAAAACTCCAGACTTGACCGCCGTCCCTcttgatgacgacgacgacgacaacagtGCCAGTTTTTGGCCAGCAGCGAGGACGAACGCTTCGTTAAGTGTAGTGACGATTGGTGGTGTCAATGGAAGAGAGTATTTGCTCCTTGCGTTTGGGGAGGACGGGCAAGGTGGGAAGATGGATGATGTTTGGGCTTTTTTGACGCCAAAGTCGAGGCATGAAAAGGGGCGGCATGgggtgacggaggggagTTTTGTCAAGGCGCAGGATGcggtttgggatggggtgggggggttgcttggtggtgggagggataGACACCAGGAGGGGATGTGGTTTagggttgagatgggggttgaggatgaggaggatgatgatagtTTGGATGGGCCCGGGAGGAGGGCACAAGCCGCGATGGCGAGTATTGGGGACTTGGACGAGAGTGGGGTTGTGatttgggggggtgttgttggacagGGGGATAGGGTgaagggggatgggtgggtgatgaggttgaagtGA
- the NUO24 gene encoding NADH:ubiquinone oxidoreductase 24 (COG:C; EggNog:ENOG503NV79): MASKLAPVMQTALRSVSRVVAPSSSPLQTRAISMSARRQSDTLMVHRNTPNNNPSIPFKFTDQNEKIITEILKRYPPQYKKAAVMPLLDLGQRQHGFTSISVMNEVARILEMPPMRVYEVASFYTMYNRTPVGKFHVQACTTTPCQLGGCGSDAIVKAIKEHLGIKQGETTPDGLFTFIEVECLGACVNAPMVQINDEYYEDLTPETTKQLLTALKESLNDASKAPKPGPVSGRDTCENSAGLTNLTSEPWGVETTRSDL, encoded by the exons aTGGCGAGCAAGCTGGCCCCCGTCATGCAGACCGCCCTCCGCTCCGTGAGCAGGGTGGTtgccccctcctcgtcaccactCCAGACCCGCGCCATCTCCATGTCGGCGAGGAGGCAAAGCGACACCCTCATGGTG CACCGCAACACCCctaacaacaacccctccatccccttcaAGTTCACCGACCAAAACGAGAAAATTATCACCGAGATTCTCAAGCGCTACCCCCCCCAGTACAAAAAAGCAGCCGTTAtgcccctcctcgacctcggccaGCGTCAGCACGGCTTCACCTCCATCTCGGTCATGAACGAGGTCGCCCGCATCCTCGAGATGCCCCCCATGCGCGTCTACGAGGTGGCCAGCTTCTACACCATGTACAACCGAACCCCCGTGGGCAAGTTTCACGTCCAGGCTTGCACGACC ACCCCCTGCCAACTCGGCGGCTGCGGCTCAGACGCCATCGTCAAGGCAATCAAGGAACACCTCGGCATCAAGCAAGGCGAGACCACCCCCGACGgcctcttcaccttcatcgAGGTCGAGTGTTTGGGGGCGTGCGTCAACGCGCCCATGGTCCAGATCAATGACGAGTACTACGAGGACCTGACTCCCGAGACCACCAAGCAGCTCCTCACCGCGCTCAAGGAGAGCTTGAACGATGCGAGCAAGGCGCCCAAGCCGGGTCCTGTGAGCGGGAGGGACACTTGTGAGAATAGCGCGGGACTGACGAACCTGACGAGTGAGccttggggggtggagacTACCAGGTCAGATTTGTAA
- a CDS encoding hypothetical protein (EggNog:ENOG503NXCE; CAZy:AA9; COG:G): MKFSFVALLACGLTVDAHTIFQQKISVNGQDKGQLTGIRAPNNNNPVQNVNDQNMACGQPGSKSNTVVNVNAGDRIGAYFGHVIGGAQFPNDRDHPIAASHKGPVQAYLAKVDNAATASSNGQKWFKIWHEGFDQGSRKWGVDTVIQNQGWTYFNIPQCIAPGQYLLRVELLALHSANQQGQAQFYKSCAQINISGSGSFTPSQTVSFPGAYQANHPGILTSIYGLTGQPDNGGKSYSIPGPAPISC, translated from the exons ATGAAGTTCTCCTTCGTTGCCCTCCTGGCCTGCGGCCTCACGGTCGATGCTCACACCATCTTCCAG CAGAAAATCTCAGTCAACGGACAAGATAAGGGTCAGCTCACTGGCATCCGTgctcccaacaacaacaacccagtACAGAATGTGAACGACCAGAACATGGCCTGCGGACAGCCCGGCTCCAAGTCCAACACGGTTGTCAACGTTAACGCTGGTGACCGTATCGGTGCCTACTTTGGGCATGTCATCGGCGGAGCCCAGTTCCCTAACGACCGAGACCATCCCATTGCTGCCTCTCACAAGGGTCCCGTCCAGGCTTACCTTGCCAAGGTCGACAATGCTGCTACTGCCAGCTCCAACGGCCAGAAGTGGTTCAAGATCTGGCACGAAGGCTTTGATCAAGGCAGCAGGAAGTGGGGTGTCGACACTGTCATTCAGAACCAAGGCTGGACGTATTTCAACATCCCGCAGTGCATCGCGCCGGGCCAATACCTCCTGCGCGTTGAGCTTTTGGCTCTCCACTCGGCCAACCAGCAAGGCCAGGCTCAGTTCTACAAGTCTTGCGCTCAGATCAACATTTCGGGCTCGGGCTCCTTCACTCCTTCTCAGACCGTCTCTTTCCCCGGTGCCTACCAGGCCAACCATCCCGGTATCCTCACCAGCATCTACGGTCTCACCGGCCAGCCCGACAACGGCGGCAAGTCGTACAGCATCCCGGGCCCTGCTCCCATCTCTTGCTAA
- a CDS encoding hypothetical protein (EggNog:ENOG503P8IF), which translates to MTGQKVISARYGTKLSLSLDAVTHSSAATVPPQARKPAFGLRRSHLRILFLHQQFALSRLSPLFTSFTLLYLPLSTSPPFLISSRSPGISPTTLITKMAAISTVVARDTYAALSKRQNWAAQEPGVITVFCIVGVVAIGLICLFIYKKLVARRERRQAVV; encoded by the exons ATGACAGGGCAAAAGGTGATCAGTGCTCGATATGGCACCAAGCTTAGCTTGAGCTTGGATGCTGTTACCCACTCCTCGGCAGCCACGGTGCCACCACAAGCAAGGAAGCCCGCCTTTGGATTGCGCCGCTCTCACCTC CGCATCCTTTTTCTTCACCAACAATTCGCCCTTTCCCGCCTCTCGCCTCTCTTCACCTCTTTCACTCTACTCTACCTCCCTCTTTCCACAAGCCCGCCCTTTCTAATTTCCTCCCGATCTCCAGGCATCAGCCCAACCA CCTTAATAACTAAAATGGCCGCCATCAGCACCGTCGTCGCTCGCGACACCTATGCCGCCCTCTCCAAGCGCCAAAACTGGGCTGCCCAGGAGCCCGGTGTCATCACCGTCTTCTGCATCGTCGGCGTTGTCGCCATCGGCCTCATCTGCCTCTTCATCTACAAGAAGTTGGTCGCTCGCAGGGAAAGACGCCAGGCTGTTGTCTAA
- the INO1 gene encoding Myo-inositol-1-phosphate synthase (COG:I; EggNog:ENOG503NV57) → MAPHAEIANGDGPVNSGGVSSSTNQKVTFKVNSPNVEYTDNQIRSKYTYHTTEVSEVNGQYVAVPKETQYNFNVDTKVPKLGMMLVGWGGNNGSTVTAGIIANRRGLSWQTRRGEQKANYYGSLIMGSTVKLGTDAKTRKDVNIPFHDLLPMVHPNDIVIGGWDISKLNLAEAMDRAQVLEPGLKALVAKEMASMVPLPSIYYPDFIAANQEKRADNILEGTKASMAHVEKIRQDIRDFKAANNLDRVIVQWTANTERFADLIEGVNDTADNLLKAIENGHEEVSPSTVFAVACILENTPFINGSPQNTFVPGAIELAERHRAFVGGDDFKSGQTKMKSALVDFLINAGIKLTSVASYNHLGNNDGKNLSEQRQFRSKEISKSNVIDDMVEANTVLYAPGEKPDHTVVIKYMPAVGDDKRALDEYYAEIFLGGHQTISLFNVCEDSLLASPLIIDLVLITELFTRIRWKAVSTDGAATKDFEGFHSVLSVLSYMLKAPLTPPGTPVVNALAKQRSALVNIMRGCLGLQPESDMTLEHKLF, encoded by the exons ATGGCTCCCCACGCTGAGATCGCGAACGGTGATGGACCTGTCAACTCTGGCGGcgtttcctcctccaccaaccagAAGGTGACCTTCAAGGTCAACTCCCCCAACGTCGAGTACACCGACAACCAGATCCGCTCCAAGTACACTTATCACACCACCGAGGTATCCGAGGTCAACGGCCAGTATGTTGCGGTCCCCAAGGAGACCCAGTACAACTTCAATGTCGACACCAAGGTCCCCAAGCTGGGTATGATGCTCGTTGGCTGGGGCGGCAACAACGGTtccaccgtcaccgccggCATCATTGCCAACCGCCGCGGGCTCTCCTGGCAGACCCGCCGCGGTGAGCAGAAGGCCAACTACTATGGCTCTCTGATCATGGGCTCTACCGTCAAGCTCGGCACCGATGCCAAGACCCGCAAGGATGTCAACATCCCCTTCcacgacctcctccccatggTCCACCCCAACGACATTGTCATCGGCGGCTGGGACATCAGCAAGCTCAACCTCGCCGAGGCTATGGACCGCGCCCAGGTTCTCGAGCCCGGCCTCAAGGCTCTGGTTGCCAAGGAGATGGCCTCCATGGTCCCCCTTCCTAGCATCTACTACCCCGACTTCATTGCTGCCAACCAGGAGAAGCGTGCCGACAACATCCTCGAGGGCACCAAGGCCTCCATGGCCCACGTTGAGAAGATCCGCCAGGACATTCG TGACTTCAAGGCTGCCAACAACCTTGACCGTGTCATCGTCCAGTGGACCGCCAACACTGAGCGTTTCGCTGACCTCATTGAGGGTGTCAACGACACTgccgacaacctcctcaaggccATTGAGAACGGCCACGAGGAGGTCTCtccctccaccgtcttcgcTGTTGCTTGCATCCTCGAAAACACCCCCTTCATCAACGGCTCCCCCCAGAACACCTTCGTTCCCGGTGCCATCGAGCTTGCCGAGCGCCACAGGGCCttcgtcggtggtgatgacttCAAGTCTGGCCAGACCAAGATGAAGTCGGCCCTCGTCGActtcctcatcaacgccGGTATCAAGCTTACCTCCGTTGCCAGCTACAACCATCTCGGCAACAACGACGGCAAGAACCTGAGCGAGCAGAGACAGTTCCGCTCCAAGGAGATCTCCAAGTCCAATGTCATTGACGACATGGTGGAGGCCAACACCGTTCTCTACGCCCCCGGCGAGAAGCCCGACCACACCGTTGTTATCAAGTACATGCCCGCTGTCGGCGACGACAAGCGTGCTCTTGATGAGTACTATGCTGAGATCTTCCTCGGCGGTCACCAGACTATTTCGCTCTTCAACGTGTGCGAGGACTCCCTTCTCGCTTCCCCCTTGATCATCGACTTGGTCCTCATCACCGAGCTCTTCACCCGTATCCGGTGGAAGGCTGTCTCCACCGACGGCGCCGCCACCAAGGACTTTGAGGGCTTCCACAGCGTTCTCTCTGTCCTCTCCTACATGCTCAAGGCTCCCTTGACTCCTCCCGGCACTCCCGTTGTCAACGCCCTTGCCAAGCAGCGCTCCGCTCTCGTCAACATCATGCGCGGCTGCTTGGGTCTCCAGCCCGAGTCCGACATGACTCTTGAGCACAAGCTCTTCTAA
- a CDS encoding hypothetical protein (COG:T; COG:Z; EggNog:ENOG503P21F): MATVGRESSFMPTVKCSSCGLQVEISLMGEHECSGPPAVEETPPMPAPSLFERFNPWGAPAAPKDQSRAPPQVDTSAANRAYAGQGQLTPVSSLSSGSQPSEQNISPKTPNARPATNKPDEFFAPLIANDSPPPQPTRRSGGYGGLGNRTDFDDQLPPSNPARKQSPPNLMERLNSIAPGPFDANRRPSSSARSDINDRPGTSASNLGSLGGGQAQPSLRKNGYGGFGVPARSPSRQEDNPPPLTPSRADTFPRPNEGFPPPQRTPSAPPAALRIQPPDRLRAPSEYFSDRDGGTSPDSRGSMMSDRPRRPSRGPDTSRPPPPRSATLRPTTPGLPTINLAEEFGVGNPYHTPSESTGSSVSVHSMSVQSVSAQSSFERRPSQASSRTSPPRSIASRSGRRKPSDTSSFDNLMSDLQSTMDDNQQKPPGPASLKMPYKGGRDRPSPLSARPPPPEGGYDPRIDPRGQRRAAGGSPLPSPLEISPLGESPAIMTPSILTPGSGAQPSPGWPTPKPEPARPREQEPPVPQQSALRELQGASPMDRPQGPQRAPPMEAPRELQRAPTMEAPKETQRPPMEPFRPQLQRAPTMEVPRQLQRAATMDEPRDMQRQDPSRTPQRPRDPRDELRDGRPLHERSRSQPRNLPPPSAQPSRGDCKACGLPIKGKSISSADGRLTGRYHKPCFVCSTCQEPFTSATFYVLNDRPYCEQHYHKLNGSLCGSCGRGIEGEYLEDETSRKHHVGCFKCGDCGMALRDGYFEVNGRAFCEKDAWRRVQQPPPPSMMMGGGRGMGGPPGRGRGGMRPPGPMGLPGANPRFGPNGPYGNSRLGPGPRPKMEKRMTRLGML; this comes from the exons ATGGCCACCGTGGGAAGAGAGTCGAGCTTCATGCCGACTGTGAAATGCTCGTCATGTGGCTTACAAGTGGAAATCTCCCTAATGGGAGAACATGAATGTTCGGGGCCGCCGGCGGTGGAAG AAACACCGCCGATGCCCGCCCCGTCACTTTTTGAAAGATTTAACCCGTGGGGTGCTCCTGCTGCGCCAAAGGACCAGTCTCGGGCACCCCCTCAAGTGGACACCTCTGCTGCCA ATCGTGCCTACGCAGGACAAGGCCAGTTGACGCCAGTGAGTTCACTGTCGAGTGGATCACAACCGAGCGAGCAGAACATCTcgcccaaaacaccaaatgCTAGACCTGCTACCAACAAGCCGGACGAATTCTTTGCTCCTCTAATTGCCAATGATtcgcctccccctcaaccaacaaGGAGATCAGGGGGTtatggggggttgggtaaCAGGACTGATTTCGACGACCAGCTGCCGCCATCAAACCCAGCAAGGAAACAATCACCACCGAATCTAATGGAACGCCTGAATTCCATCGCTCCTGGGCCGTTTGATGCCAACAGAAGGCCTTCGAGCAGTGCTCGTAGCGATATAAACGATCGTCCCGGTACTTCAGCTTCCAACCTTGGCAGCTTGGGTGGAGGACAGGCACAACCCAGCCTGAGAAAGAACGGCTATGGGGGTTTTGGCGTTCCTGCGAGGAGTCCGAGTCGGCAGGAAGACAATCCTCCGCCATTGACACCCAGTCGCGCCGATACATTTCCTCGTCCGAATGAAGGCTTTCCGCCACCCCAGCGAACACCTTCTGCGCCACCCGCGGCCTTGAGAATTCAGCCGCCAGACAGATTACGTGCCCCATCAGAGTATTTTTCAGACAGAGATGGCGGGACATCGCCAGACAGCCGAGGGTCCATGATGAGCGACAGACCTCGCCGTCCCAGCCGTGGGCCAGACACTTCGAgacccccacctcctcgcaGTGCTACACTCCGACCCACCACCCCTGGTCTCCCAACCATCAACCTTGCTGAGGAGTTCGGCGTTGGGAATCCTTACCATACGCCTTCGGAATCGACAGGATCAAGCGTGTCTGTTCACAGCATGTCGGTACAGAGCGTGTCAGCCCAGAGCAGTTTTGAGCGTCGCCCTAGTCAAGCGAGCTCCCGAACTAGCCCACCCAGGTCCATAGCATCGAGATCTGGACGGAGAAAGCCTTCTGACACATCTAGTTTTGATAACTTGATGTCGGATCTTCAGTCTACAATGGACGATAATCAGCAGAAACCGCCAGGTCCTGCCTCTCTCAAAATGCCATACAAGGGAGGTAGAGATCGGCCATCGCCACTAAGCGCTCGTCCGCCACCGCCAGAGGGAGGATATGATCCACGCATCGACCCGCGTGGTCAGCGacgagcagcaggaggatcccctcttccctctccgtTGGAGATCTCGCCGCTTGGCGAAAGCCCTGCCATTATGACACCTAGCATCTTGACACCTGGATCTGGAGCTCAGCCATCTCCAGGCTGGCCGACCCCGAAACCGGAACCAGCTCGACCTCGTGAACAGGAGCCCCCTGTACCGCAACAATCAGCGCTGAGAGAGCTGCAGGGAGCGTCTCCCATGGACAGGCCACAAGGTCCGCAAAGAGCACCGCCGATGGAAGCACCAAGAGAGCTTCAAAGGGCACCCACGATGGAAGCGCCAAAGGAGACCCAGAGGCCACCCATGGAGCCTTTTCGACCTCAGCTCCAAAGAGCACCAACAATGGAGGTCCCGAGACAACTCCAGAGAGCCGCCACGATGGACGAGCCAAGGGACATGCAAAGACAAGATCCCAGCAGAACTCCGCAACGACCTCGAGACCCCCGTGACGAGCTTCGCGACGGCAGACCTCTCCACGAACGATCCCGCTCGCAACCTCGCAActtgcctcctccctcggcccAGCCTTCCCGCGGCGACTGCAAGGCATGCGGGCTGCCAATCAAGGGGAAATCGATTTCCAGCGCCGACGGCCGTCTCACCGGGCGCTATCATAAGCCGTGCTTCGTCTGCTCAACCTGCCAGGAACCATTCACGTCAGCGACGTTTTACGTCTTGAACGACAGACCCTACTGCGAGCAACACTACCACAAGCTCAACGGCAGCTTGTGCGGGAGCTGCGGCCGAGGCATCGAGGGGGAGTATCTCGAGGATGAGACTTCTCGCAAACACCACGTCGGATGCTTCAAGTGCGGCGACTGCGGCATGGCGCTTCGTGATGGGTACTTTGAGGTCAACGGCAGGGCGTTTTGCGAAAAGGACGCCTGGAGGCGGGtgcagcagcctcctcctccgtctaTGATGATGGGCGGCGGCAGGGGAATGGGTGGTCCTCccggacgaggaagagggggcaTGAGGCCGCCGGGACCGATGGGGCTGCCGGGGGCGAATCCGAGGTTTGGGCCGAACGGTCCGTATGGGAATAGTCGACTCGGACCGGGGCCGAGAccgaagatggagaagaggatgacgaggttggggatgctGTAG
- a CDS encoding hypothetical protein (EggNog:ENOG503NX7R; COG:S), translating to MLTKTHIRRVLTRPKTYIPALAVFVLCWILLAHHGGYRVVPFYDRPVNTERDPDERKELALQAQRQLFEKDWRDLEKKPGLGAVYGNTLNSLTDRDTRKPSHEAKLTLGDNSTSFTKERPAIYNPYPKYNSKEWLATHARYVPCIGATGDEVEDIKVFRGRPRNFPDPGFGSYSTLGLDRNLCFERETRMGQYGVNPVMDKDGQLINWDKVNWGELQSKCVDQNQARFATSGPPNAYVDEEEDSEPSPDLKKYDESAEKQTPKDLLATFRRFWRGPDARPLRSRSIKGVFENKRAYNSTVKAGEARTAILLRSYTGKEYNDNDKQAIRSLITELSLRTGGEYQVFLFVHYREDEFDIWASEDLYRQAIEKHVPEELRSITILWTEGAVDKMYPKLTVKARKVHNGQFLPVQMFMQEFREFDYVWNWEMDSRVVGHHYNVLNKLAEFGRKQPRRGLWERNERFYIPSYYGGFESKFRQTVERQVGDETIWGAPKLPVVNPVGPKPPVENPKDDNYKWGVGEEADLITLAPIFNPVNSGWIMRNQVWGYRNLNFPWGKLPRRATIITQVRASRRLIDVMHAEDLRGNHVASEMVSQTTALLHGLKAVYAPMPVYFDRAWSGSQLAKWFNGGPKGQSGSFGSAMGWGQEGRYLGSTWYYRAIPPQRLYNNWMGYEDTGIGGPEWEQKHGRTCLPSMILHPIKEVKPTEKGYSTDSKLPYD from the exons ATGTTGACAAAAACACACATTCGCCGAGTGCTTACTCGGCCAAAAACTTATATCCCGGCTCTTGCGGTGTTTGTTCTCTGCTGGATCCTGCTGGCGCATCACGGTGGCTATAGAGTGGTTCCTTTCTACGACCGTCCAGTCAACACTGAGCGCGACCCAG ATGAGCGCAAGGAGCTTGCGTTGCAAGCGCAAAGACAACTGTTTGAGAAAGACTGGCGCGATCTGGAAAA GAAACCTGGACTAGGCGCCGTATATGGCAACACCTTGAACAGCCTTACCGACCGGGACACCAGAAAGCCATCGCACGAGGCCAAGCTGACCCTGGGCGACaactccacctccttcaccaaggAACGTCCCGCTATCTACAACCCATATCCCAAGTACAACTCAAAGGAATGGTTGGCCACTCATGCCCGGTATGTGCCTTGCATTGGAGCCACGGGAGACGAAGTCGAGGATATCAAAGTCTTCAGGGGCCGCCCGCGCAACTTCCCCGACCCCGGCTTTGGAAGCTACAGCACGCTTGGACTTGACCGCAACCTTTGCTTCGAAAGAGAGACTCGGATGGGCCAGTACGGAGTAAACCCGGTGATGGATAAGGACGGCCAGCTGATCAACTGGGACAAGGTCAACTGGGGCGAGTTGCAATCCAAATGTGTTGATCAGAATCAGGCACGTTTTGCCACGAGCGGTCCGCCGAACGCCTAtgtcgacgaggaagaggacagCGAGCCTTCCCCCGACCTGAAAAAGTACGACGAGTCTGCCGAGAAGCAGACGCCTAAGGACCTGTTGGCTACATTCAGACGGTTCTGGCGTGGTCCGGATGCCCGCCCGCTTCGCTCAAGATCGATTAAGGGCGTCTTTGAGAACAAGCGCGCGTACAATTCGACCGTCAAGGCCGGAGAGGCCAGAACCGCCATTCTGCTGCGATCCTACACCGGAAAGGAGTACAATGATAACGACAAACAAGCCATTCGGTCGCTCATCACAGAGCTCAGCCTGCGAACTGGTGGAGAGTATCAGGTTTTCTTGTTTGTGCATTACAGAGAAGACGAGTTCGATATCTGGGCTAGCGAGGACCTGTACCGTCAAGCGATTGAGAAGCACGTTCCCGAGGAGCTCCGCAGCATCACCATTCTTTGGACCGAGGGAGCCGTTGACAAGATGTACCCCAAGCTCACTGtcaaggcgaggaaggtgcACAACGGCCAGTTCCTGCCTGTTCAGATGTTTATGCAGGAGTTCCGGGAATTCGACTATGTTTGGAACTGGGAGATGGACTCACGGGTGGTTGGCCATCACTACAACGTGCTCAACAAGTTGGCTGAGTTTGGCCGCAAGCAGCCTCGACGGGGACTCTGGGAGCGCAACGAGCGCTTCTACATCCCTTCTTACTATGGAGGGTTCGAGTCCAAGTTCCGCCAAACGGTGGAGAGACAAGTCGGGGATGAGACGATTTGGGGCGCTCCCAAGCTTCCTGTTGTCAACCCTGTCGGTCCCAAGCCACCAGTCGAGAATCCCAAGGACGACAATTACAAAtggggtgttggtgaggaggccgaTCTGATCACCCTGGCGCCCATATTCAATCCAGTCAACAGCGGCTGGATTATGCGCAACCAGGTGTGGGGATACCGAAACCTAAACTTCCCATGGGGCAAGCTACCTCGCCGGGCTACAATTATTACTCAAGTCAGAGCGTCAAGGCGGTTGATTGACGTGATGCATGCTGAGGATCTCAGAGGCAACCACGTCGCCTCCGAAATGGTTTCTCAGACCACCGCTCTCCTCCACGGACTGAAGGCTGTGTATGCGCCCATGCCAGTCTACTTTGACCGGGCGTGGAGCGGCAGCCAGCTGGCCAAGTGGTTCAACGGAGGGCCCAAGGGGCAAAGTGGCAGCTTCGGCAGCGCCATGGGATGGGGACAAGAGGGTAGATACCTGGGCAGCACATGGTACTACCGTGCCATTCCACCTCAGCGATTGTACAACAACTGGATGGGGTACGAGGACACTGGCATCGGCGGCCCCGAGTGGGAGCAGAAGCACGGGAGGACATGTCTTCCTTCGATGATTCTGCACCCGATCAAGGAGGTGAAGCCAACGGAGAAGGGGTATTCGACTGATTCGAAGCTTCCTTATGATTGA
- a CDS encoding hypothetical protein (EggNog:ENOG503PHIT) — translation MSPTHTMSAHLCKQIVSSWRESRQSNTTSSSPLPSPPNNMGSYFPRSLSSSSSPKTSLDNGDRHDTSVPLSRQTSNNNNNNSNWRWGSR, via the coding sequence ATGTCCCCAACACACACCATGTCCGCCCACCTCTGCAAACAAATCGTCTCCTCCTGGCGCGAGAGCAGACagtccaacaccaccagcagcagccccctcccttcccccccaaacaacatGGGCTCCTACTTccctcgctctctctcttcctcatcatcaccaaagaCCTCGCTAGACAACGGTGACCGTCACGACACCTCTGTCCCTCTGTCAAGACAAAcgtccaacaacaacaacaacaatagcaactggagatgggggtcCCGTTAA